One region of Arcobacter sp. CECT 8983 genomic DNA includes:
- the rplP gene encoding 50S ribosomal protein L16 codes for MLMPKRTKYRKQMKGRNRGKSARANSLAYGEFGIKAVEHGRIDSRQIEAARIAMTRAIKRQGKVWIMVFPHKPLTKRPLEVRMGKGKGPIDKWVMNIKPGRVCFEMGGVSEEMSRNALTLAQHKLPFKTKIVSRESENELY; via the coding sequence ATGTTAATGCCTAAAAGAACAAAATACAGAAAGCAAATGAAGGGTCGAAACAGAGGTAAATCTGCTAGAGCTAACTCATTAGCATATGGTGAATTTGGAATCAAAGCTGTTGAGCATGGTAGAATCGACTCAAGACAAATCGAAGCTGCTAGGATTGCAATGACTAGAGCAATCAAAAGACAAGGTAAAGTATGGATTATGGTATTCCCACATAAACCTTTAACTAAAAGACCATTAGAAGTAAGAATGGGTAAAGGTAAAGGTCCTATTGACAAGTGGGTTATGAACATTAAGCCAGGTAGAGTTTGCTTTGAGATGGGTGGTGTTTCTGAAGAAATGTCAAGAAACGCATTAACACTAGCTCAACATAAATTACCATTCAAAACTAAAATTGTAAGTAGAGAAAGTGAAAATGAACTATACTGA
- the rpmC gene encoding 50S ribosomal protein L29, giving the protein MNYTDLKDKSLQELNELLKEKKVLLFELKAKLKTMQLTNTSELKACKKEIAQIQTAITAAKAN; this is encoded by the coding sequence ATGAACTATACTGATTTAAAAGATAAAAGCTTACAAGAGCTGAACGAATTGTTAAAAGAGAAAAAGGTGCTTCTTTTTGAATTAAAAGCTAAGCTAAAAACTATGCAGTTAACTAATACTTCTGAATTAAAAGCGTGCAAAAAAGAGATTGCACAAATTCAAACAGCTATTACTGCAGCAAAAGCTAACTAA
- the rplE gene encoding 50S ribosomal protein L5: MANRLQEKYNTEIKPALETEFPKNKTLTAKVEKVVISVGAGEAMKDSKLMQSMEDTISLIAGQKAVQVIAKKSVAGFKVREGSPVGVKVTLRGERMYAFLDKLCSIALPRVKDFRGLNRNGFDGQGNFNFGLDEQLMFPEVVYDDIIKTHGMNISISTSATEDAEAYRLLELVGIPFTKGRA, translated from the coding sequence ATGGCAAACAGATTACAAGAAAAATATAATACTGAAATTAAACCAGCTTTAGAAACTGAGTTCCCAAAAAATAAAACTTTAACTGCAAAAGTAGAAAAAGTTGTTATTTCTGTTGGTGCTGGTGAAGCTATGAAAGATAGCAAATTAATGCAAAGTATGGAAGATACTATCTCTTTAATTGCTGGTCAAAAAGCAGTTCAAGTTATTGCTAAAAAATCAGTTGCTGGTTTTAAAGTAAGAGAAGGTTCACCAGTAGGAGTTAAAGTAACTCTAAGAGGTGAAAGAATGTATGCATTCTTAGATAAATTATGTTCTATTGCATTACCAAGAGTAAAAGACTTTAGAGGTCTAAACAGAAATGGTTTTGATGGTCAAGGTAACTTTAACTTTGGTCTTGATGAACAATTAATGTTCCCAGAAGTTGTTTATGATGATATCATCAAAACTCACGGTATGAATATTTCAATTTCAACAAGCGCTACTGAAGATGCAGAAGCATATAGATTATTAGAGTTAGTTGGAATTCCATTTACAAAAGGAAGAGCGTAA
- the rpsH gene encoding 30S ribosomal protein S8: protein MMNDIIADALTRIRNAALRKLEVATLLHSNTVVGILNVLEKKEYIEGFKVVDGENNKKTIQVTLKYDDSENSVINEITRVSTPGRRVYKNASEIKSFKNGYGTIIVSTNKGVIANDEAYAANVGGEVLCTVW, encoded by the coding sequence ATGATGAATGATATTATCGCAGATGCTTTAACTAGAATTAGAAATGCTGCACTTAGAAAATTAGAAGTTGCAACATTATTACATTCTAACACAGTAGTAGGAATTTTAAATGTACTTGAAAAGAAAGAGTATATTGAAGGATTCAAAGTAGTTGATGGTGAAAACAATAAAAAAACTATTCAAGTAACATTAAAATATGATGACAGTGAAAACTCAGTTATCAATGAAATCACAAGAGTTTCTACTCCAGGAAGAAGAGTTTATAAAAACGCTTCTGAAATTAAATCTTTCAAAAATGGATATGGTACAATCATTGTTTCTACAAACAAGGGTGTTATCGCTAACGATGAAGCTTATGCTGCAAACGTTGGTGGTGAAGTACTATGTACTGTATGGTAG
- the rpsQ gene encoding 30S ribosomal protein S17 gives MTHKREIQGVVVRKSGDKTASVLVTRYVLHPKYHKTVKRFKKYLVHDERNELKEGDTVIAVECRPLSKTKSFRLKTIVATGVK, from the coding sequence ATGACACACAAAAGAGAGATTCAAGGTGTAGTGGTAAGAAAATCTGGAGATAAAACAGCATCTGTATTAGTTACAAGATATGTTTTACACCCAAAATATCACAAGACTGTAAAAAGATTTAAAAAGTACTTAGTTCATGATGAAAGAAATGAGTTAAAAGAAGGTGATACTGTTATCGCTGTTGAGTGTAGACCACTTTCAAAAACTAAATCTTTCAGATTAAAGACAATTGTAGCTACAGGAGTTAAATAA
- the rpsC gene encoding 30S ribosomal protein S3 codes for MGQKVNPIGLRLGINRNWESRWFPKFENMPANVAEDDKIRKYVKKELYYAGVAQTIVERTAKKVRVTIVAARPGIIIGKKGADVEKLKNNLSKLVGKEIAVNIKEERKPQLSGQLAAENVAQQLERRVAFRRAMKRVMQNALKSGAKGIKVSCSGRLGGAEMARTEWYLEGRVPLHTLRARIDYGFAEAHTTYGCIGIKVWIFKGEVLAKGIPAEKDTASKPKRRPQKRRGK; via the coding sequence TAGGTTTAAGACTAGGTATCAACAGAAACTGGGAATCAAGATGGTTTCCAAAATTTGAAAATATGCCAGCAAATGTTGCTGAAGACGACAAAATCAGAAAATACGTTAAAAAAGAGTTATACTATGCAGGTGTTGCTCAAACTATCGTAGAGAGAACTGCTAAAAAAGTTAGAGTTACTATCGTAGCTGCAAGACCAGGAATTATCATTGGTAAAAAAGGTGCAGACGTAGAAAAACTTAAAAACAATCTTTCTAAATTAGTTGGAAAAGAGATTGCAGTTAATATTAAAGAAGAGAGAAAACCACAACTTTCTGGACAATTAGCAGCTGAAAATGTTGCACAACAATTAGAAAGAAGAGTTGCATTCAGAAGAGCTATGAAAAGAGTTATGCAAAACGCTCTTAAATCTGGTGCAAAAGGTATTAAAGTTTCTTGTTCAGGTAGACTTGGTGGAGCTGAAATGGCTAGAACTGAGTGGTACTTAGAAGGTAGAGTTCCTTTACATACTTTAAGAGCTAGAATTGATTATGGATTTGCAGAAGCTCATACAACTTATGGTTGTATTGGTATTAAAGTTTGGATCTTCAAAGGTGAAGTACTAGCTAAAGGTATTCCAGCAGAAAAAGATACAGCTTCTAAACCAAAAAGAAGACCACAAAAGAGAAGAGGTAAATAA
- the rplX gene encoding 50S ribosomal protein L24, whose translation MAAKLKIKKGDTVKIIAGDDKGKTGEVLAVLPAKNKVIVKDCKVAKKTVKPDQEKNPEGGFVNKEMPIDISNVAKVEGE comes from the coding sequence ATGGCTGCTAAATTAAAAATTAAAAAAGGTGATACTGTAAAAATCATCGCTGGTGATGATAAAGGTAAAACTGGAGAAGTTTTAGCTGTATTACCTGCAAAAAACAAAGTAATCGTAAAAGATTGTAAAGTTGCTAAAAAAACAGTTAAGCCTGATCAAGAGAAAAACCCTGAAGGTGGTTTTGTAAACAAAGAGATGCCAATTGATATCTCTAATGTAGCAAAAGTAGAAGGTGAGTAA
- the rpsE gene encoding 30S ribosomal protein S5, whose product MAAVNREDFQEAIVKIGRVTKVVKGGRRFRFTALVVVGDKNGTVGFGTGKAKEVPDAIKKALDDAFKSLVKVNIHGTTIAHDIEHKYNSSKILLKPASEGTGLIAGGAARPVLELSGVKDIIAKSLGSNNPNNLVQATVEALARIKG is encoded by the coding sequence ATGGCAGCAGTAAATAGAGAAGATTTTCAAGAAGCAATCGTTAAAATCGGAAGAGTAACAAAAGTTGTAAAAGGTGGTAGAAGATTCAGATTTACAGCTTTAGTTGTTGTTGGAGATAAAAACGGTACAGTTGGATTTGGTACAGGAAAAGCTAAAGAGGTTCCTGATGCAATTAAAAAAGCTTTAGATGATGCATTCAAATCTTTAGTAAAAGTTAATATTCATGGAACAACTATCGCACACGATATTGAACATAAATATAACTCTTCTAAAATTTTATTAAAACCAGCATCTGAAGGTACAGGACTTATCGCAGGTGGTGCGGCAAGACCAGTTCTTGAGCTTTCAGGAGTTAAAGATATTATTGCAAAATCTTTAGGTTCTAATAATCCAAACAACCTTGTACAAGCTACAGTTGAAGCATTAGCAAGAATTAAAGGATAA
- the rplF gene encoding 50S ribosomal protein L6: MSRIGKKPIAIPSGLEVTVDGTVVNVKKGNNVIPVETHGRVDVEVADNQVVLTKVGETKESAAFWGTYRALINNAVTGLSTGFQKSLEINGVGYRAAVKGKVLELQLGYSHPINYDIPEGLDISVEKNIIHVKGADKQQVGQAAAIIRGFRKPEPYKGKGVKYTDEHIVRKAGKTAK; this comes from the coding sequence ATGTCTAGAATTGGAAAAAAACCTATCGCAATCCCAAGTGGATTAGAAGTAACAGTTGATGGAACTGTTGTTAACGTAAAAAAAGGGAACAATGTAATTCCTGTTGAAACTCATGGAAGAGTTGATGTTGAAGTTGCAGATAATCAAGTTGTATTAACTAAAGTTGGTGAAACAAAAGAATCAGCAGCTTTCTGGGGTACATATAGAGCTTTAATTAATAATGCTGTAACTGGTTTATCAACTGGTTTTCAAAAATCTTTAGAGATTAACGGTGTTGGTTATAGAGCTGCAGTTAAAGGGAAAGTATTAGAATTACAATTAGGATACTCTCACCCAATTAACTATGATATTCCTGAAGGATTAGATATTTCTGTTGAGAAAAATATTATCCATGTTAAAGGTGCTGATAAACAACAAGTTGGTCAAGCTGCTGCAATTATTAGAGGCTTTAGAAAACCTGAACCGTATAAAGGTAAAGGTGTTAAGTATACTGACGAGCATATCGTTAGAAAAGCCGGTAAAACTGCTAAGTAA
- the rplN gene encoding 50S ribosomal protein L14: protein MIQSFTRLNVADNTGAKEIMCIKVLGGSKRRYASVGDVIVASVKKALPTGKVKKGQVVKAVVVRTHKEVQRENGSLIRFDDNAAVILDGKKEPIGTRIFGPVAREVRYSGFMKIVSLAPEVL from the coding sequence ATGATTCAAAGTTTTACAAGATTAAACGTAGCTGATAACACTGGTGCAAAAGAAATTATGTGTATCAAAGTTCTTGGTGGATCTAAAAGAAGATATGCTTCTGTTGGTGATGTAATTGTTGCTTCAGTTAAGAAAGCTTTACCAACTGGTAAAGTTAAAAAAGGTCAAGTTGTTAAAGCAGTAGTTGTAAGAACTCACAAAGAAGTTCAAAGAGAAAATGGATCTTTAATTAGATTTGATGATAACGCTGCTGTAATTCTTGATGGTAAAAAAGAACCAATTGGAACTAGAATTTTTGGACCTGTAGCAAGAGAAGTTAGATACTCAGGTTTTATGAAAATTGTTTCACTTGCTCCGGAGGTATTATAA
- the rplR gene encoding 50S ribosomal protein L18, whose translation MSRIKDIAKKNSSRIVRKRRVRGDIGRGTAETPRVTVFKSNRYLSAQAIDDIAGVTLAAVNSKALNLSVSRENAAKVAAEFAEKLKAAGIEKVVFDRNGYLYHGVVAAFADGLRENGIKL comes from the coding sequence ATGAGTAGAATTAAAGATATAGCAAAAAAGAATTCTTCTAGAATCGTAAGAAAAAGAAGAGTTAGAGGAGATATCGGTAGAGGTACTGCTGAAACACCTAGAGTAACTGTTTTCAAATCAAACAGATATTTAAGTGCACAAGCAATTGATGATATTGCTGGTGTAACATTAGCAGCGGTAAATTCTAAAGCGTTAAACTTAAGCGTTAGTAGAGAAAATGCAGCAAAAGTAGCAGCAGAATTTGCTGAAAAACTTAAAGCTGCTGGAATTGAAAAAGTAGTATTTGATAGAAATGGATACCTTTATCACGGTGTAGTTGCAGCTTTTGCTGATGGACTTAGAGAAAATGGTATCAAATTATAA
- a CDS encoding type Z 30S ribosomal protein S14 produces MAKKSMIAKQKRTPKFSSRAYTRCSVCGRPHSVYRDFGLCRVCLRKMANEGLLPGVKKSSW; encoded by the coding sequence ATGGCAAAGAAGTCTATGATTGCTAAGCAAAAGAGAACTCCTAAGTTCTCTTCAAGAGCATATACAAGATGTTCTGTGTGTGGAAGACCACACTCTGTATACAGAGATTTCGGTCTTTGTAGAGTTTGTTTAAGAAAAATGGCTAACGAGGGATTACTTCCTGGCGTTAAAAAATCTAGTTGGTAG